The Verrucomicrobiota bacterium genome window below encodes:
- a CDS encoding phosphopantetheine-binding protein, which produces MALTENDMADLKAALKRCSQETVEAAIRYREHGDASVLPGVVTGIIRRYMTPDSEIDLAKAGDETKLIEDLGIDSLTMLEIVLTIEEALGIRIQNEELVDIITLGQVKAFITRKVSGEGGDDSSAAQSDKVKKYDRDAITITLPQNPPFLFVDSAEIEDKKIIARYEITGDEYFLEGHFSNNPVFPASIVFEALGQVGCLWVIENAAAQTGQEIKPTEVVFASMEDAHFHKRAVPGDVLEMEVTLDRLRAPLAVFKGAVKVKGERLAEVAHLVLAFGSE; this is translated from the coding sequence ATGGCACTGACAGAGAATGATATGGCAGATCTCAAGGCTGCTCTAAAAAGATGTAGTCAAGAGACTGTGGAAGCGGCAATTCGTTATCGAGAACATGGTGATGCTTCGGTGTTACCTGGAGTTGTTACAGGAATTATCCGGAGATATATGACTCCTGATTCTGAGATCGACTTAGCAAAAGCGGGTGATGAGACAAAACTGATTGAAGATCTGGGGATAGACTCCCTCACCATGTTGGAAATAGTTCTAACCATTGAAGAGGCATTAGGTATCCGCATACAGAATGAGGAACTCGTAGACATTATTACATTAGGCCAAGTAAAAGCCTTTATTACTCGTAAGGTTTCTGGAGAAGGTGGAGATGACTCCTCGGCAGCGCAATCCGATAAAGTCAAAAAATATGATCGTGACGCAATCACCATCACACTACCACAAAACCCTCCATTCCTTTTTGTGGATTCGGCGGAGATTGAAGACAAAAAGATCATAGCCAGGTATGAAATCACTGGGGATGAATATTTTTTAGAAGGACATTTTAGTAATAATCCCGTTTTTCCTGCTTCCATAGTCTTTGAAGCTTTGGGTCAGGTAGGTTGCCTTTGGGTCATTGAGAACGCCGCTGCCCAAACCGGTCAGGAAATCAAACCAACAGAAGTGGTCTTTGCCTCCATGGAGGATGCCCATTTCCACAAGCGTGCGGTTCCTGGTGATGTTCTAGAGATGGAAGTTACTCTGGATCGACTGCGCGCACCGCTTGCTGTCTTCAAAGGTGCTGTCAAAGTCAAAGGAGAGCGTCTAGCTGAAGTGGCTCACCTGGTTCTAGCTTTTGGCAGCGAGTAA